Proteins encoded in a region of the Ranitomeya imitator isolate aRanImi1 chromosome 9, aRanImi1.pri, whole genome shotgun sequence genome:
- the TAT gene encoding tyrosine aminotransferase: MQTDSYVIKVNGSPVHPKILDFHVNILRPNGIENLKTRKPRWAVRASEMSKKTFNPIRAIVDTMKAKPHPNKPMIALSIGDPTIFGNLPTDDEVVRAMKDAIDSQKYNGYAPSIGYQCSREVIAKYYTCPEAPLEAKDVILTSGCSQAIELALAVLANPGQNILVPRPGFSLYKTLALSLGVEVKLYNLMPEKSWEIDLKHMESLVDDKTACIIINNPSNPCGSVFSKKHLQKIIAVASRQCVPILTDEIYGDMVFEYGAFQALAPLSTNVPILSCGGLAKRWLVPGWRMGWILIHDRKEIFGKEIREGLVRLSQRILGPCTIVQGALDHIMKRTPQHFYENTINFIKSNADLCYNTLATVPGLCPIQPAGAMYFMVGIDMEHFPEFQSDVDFTERMISEQSVFCLPATCFEYPNFFRIVLTVPEEMMVEACRRICEFCAEHYQDGDAAQDLECDK; encoded by the exons ATGCAGACAGATTCTTACGTCATCAAGGTGAATGGCTCCCCTGTCCACCCTAAAATCCTTGACTTTCACGTTAATATTCTGAGACCTAATGGCATTGAGAATCTTAAAACTCGAAAGCCAAGATGGGCAGTGAGAGCATCAGAAATGTCAAAAAAGACGTTCAATCCTATCCGAGCCATTGTGGACACGATGAAAGCCAAGCCTCATCCTAATAAGCCAATGATTGCCTTATCGATAG GTGACCCCACAATATTTGGAAACCTTCCTACCGATGATGAAGTCGTTCGAGCGATGAAAGATGCAATTGATTCTCAAAAATACAATGGCTATGCTCCAAGTATAG GATACCAGTGCAGCCGGGAAGTGATTGCCAAGTATTACACGTGTCCTGAAGCCCCATTAGAAGCCAAA GATGTCATCCTCACAAGTGGCTGCAGCCAGGCAATTGAGTTGGCTCTTGCGGTTTTGGCCAACCCTGGACAGAATATCTTGGTCCCACGTCCTGGATTCTCTCTCTACAAAACACTGGCTTTGTCTCTTGGCGTGGAAGTGAAACTCTATAATTTAATG CCAGAAAAGTCCTGGGAGATTGATTTGAAGCACATGGAATCTCTGGTGGATGACAAAACTGCTTGTATCATCATCAACAATCCATCCAATCCCTGTGGCTCGGTGTTCAGCaaaaaacatttgcaaaaaataATCGCCG TGGCCTCCAGACAATGTGTACCCATCTTGACTGATGAAATATATGGTGACATG GTTTTTGAGTACGGTGCATTCCAGGCATTAGCCCCATTGAGTACTAATGTACCAATTCTGTCCTGTGGTGGTCTCGCTAAACGTTGGTTGGTTCCAGGATGGCGAATGGGCTGGATCTTAATCCATGATCGGAAAGAAATCTTTGGCAAggag ATCCGAGAAGGACTTGTAAGACTCAGCCAAAGAATCCTTGGCCCTTGTACCATTGTTCAGGGCGCTCTTGATCATATAATGAAAAGGACGCCTCAGCATTTTTATGAAAACACCATAAACTTCATTAAG TCTAATGCTGACCTATGCTACAATACTCTCGCCACCGTCCCTGGACTTTGTCCCATCCAACCAGCGGGAGCCATGTATTTCATG GTCGGTATCGACATGGAACATTTTCCAGAATTTCAGAGTGATGTGGATTTCACGGAAAGAATGATCTCTGAACAGTCGGTCTTCTGTCTTCCTGCTACG TGCTTTGAATATCCTAATTTCTTTAGAATCGTTCTCACGGTTCCTGAGGAGATGATGGTTGAGGCCTGCCGACGCATCTGTGAATTCTGCGCAGAGCATTATCAGGACGGTGACGCCGCGCAGGACCTGGAGTGTGATAAATGA